The stretch of DNA cctatcaaagcaaataaaactaaatatgataaataagcctcctcaactcttttctTGCTCtttaagatttgatccattttctgttgcattgcccttttttggtcgcatcaattcaactttttgttgttgttttttttgctgttccagaaaacatgcacatttgaaccaatcagagcttactatctctgctgatcacatgtcagtatgtcagccaattgatcggataaatgagtccaggagttttgctttgctgcgtgcattcgcacattgatgtgactcatcatcgtcagactcggataactgcagcagctggggatacctccttgccgtccgtggaataaaatcaataataaatattggtggaaacggattacgctacacaagcactttattatgcttgttgttaacacttgtgtacgtaaatctgatgttggtagatagttttcttcttggagatgaaatgcatatgTGGCagcttaacattttttttttttttttacatagcgttttgacagttgctgtcatatttttggaatcaaagcaccgtgtgctggaacagcattccggccctgaatcttataccagaactgcgttcctgaccgttctggcccactttcacccctggctatATCCCCTATTGTAGAAGGTagtaaaatttaaatgaataaaaactttgATTTTTTGTGACCCCAAAAACACtctaatgattttttattttcatagtATTTACCTTATTGCCAGCCATTGATGACGATGGGATGACtggttgtgaatgctcatcttaacTGCAATTGACGACTTTAGAGGTGAAATTCATTTTgacccagtcaaaattgattggaaatgtagcactgtcaatggcagccaatgagttcccaATAAAGGGTGAACTCTTATTCCACTAACGCAATTGTAATTCAAATACATCATTTTTAGAAATCAGAAACGTACTACTACACAAATTACAACACCCGTTAATGTTAAGTTACTTCCTAAGTATCGTTTACATTAAGTTATAGTAACATTCCACAGACGATTGTGGGTTGAGTTTGGTGACAGATTGTACCTGCATGCGTACAACTGGAATGCTTTCGCGCTTGCGGACGTGCTGACGCAGATACTTGAggtcaagaaaaaaaactattgaagAAAAATAGGCTTTTAATTGAATGAATTTCCTGCCAGAGCCGCAGGGCACACAGATACAAAACGTGGTGGAACACTGACAAGTAAGAATGCAGTGGTTACAATGTGTTCTTTCGAAATAAAATATTTCTGGAGTAGTTTTTCCTCATCGCTGTGCCGCAAGAGATTACCCAATTAAAAATAATCCATCATTGTGACATAGTGACAGGCAGAAGAAACAATTGACCTGTGCATGCCAATCATACAGGAGATTCCTATCTTTGTGTTCCAACTTAATTACATGCCAAGTCTCGTGTTTGTAAACTAGCATTATTTTTAGTATGACAgtattattcatatttttaaatatttcttcTGACATTTTACCTTTTTAGATACACAAAGTAAGCTGCAAAATTACATATAGTTGAACTTTGACAGTTAATTTATTTAGTGACCTGTCATAActtacagttgtgttcaaaattattcaacccccacagtatataaatgtttttgcaagtttgacatttaGTTTTCATCTTGTAAAATAATTACATGTCTAATagacagtgttgtcagtaactgaTTACTTTCGTTCAGTAACGCGTAATCTACACGTTAATTTTTCaaggccagtaatctgattaaagttggtttccttagtgtctgtgcgttactattatgTTTTTCCCCAtgatgtatgtagaataaagaatactgtagtcatgtacgaagagaatCTGAATAGAAAgtattgctcttgagtttggcagTGACATCggatgtcacattttctaatcggggggaaaaaaaacgggtcacgtgtattaccatgctatgagcgCTGTTGGCAGCCGAAAACAACTGGCTACctctcaggatgctaacagtggaagacgtaggagaagaaccacaaacggttgcatttgcttattggacatacagccatgacttcacatttctcaccaatagagatgaccaaaaatatctccgtgcgtcgcaaactttgcgctggctcaaaagggCAGTCGACCGCTAATAACTCTACATCtaattcaaggaaccacttggaattacagcacagcgCGACAAAAATCGAAACACAGCCatcaggtaacgagacagccagcacttttacagtttgtaaccagcctttacgtacattttatagttatagtttgtaaccataggcggagtgtgactttgtgtgtgtgtggggtgggggtgggggggggggtggacaatagtttggacacgcctcatcatttgtgctttttatatattttcactactattgtaaattctcactgaaaataccaaaactatgaatgaacatgaggaattatgtacttgaaaacacgttttactgtatattctacattcttcaaagtacaaagtatccacccttgaggtgtctccaaacttttggcctatactgcatgcattatgaaatactttgtaggattcttgttcatttcatttgtttttgttgtttgttttattgctttgcaacTTTTATAGCCAGAATTTTAACgggtaggtctttattttaaagggggagttcagaatttttgacattaggcttaatcttcgagttagcggggatttaattagtcgttggagttgtttttaacaaattccgtgcagtttgtcagttatttgttagtttcagggctccggagtggctgagctagcgcaagtcaaaggtggttgaaatcaactccatcgactaactaaacccctgctaactcgaagataaagccttatctgaaaaattccattacatgcgatgaattttttctgttgaggcagcaaagggagaaaaattgggaaaagtaactgacaaattacttttaaagtaacttagttactttgataataaagtaatcagtaaagtaactagattacttttatgaggagtaatcagtaattaaattactttttcaagtaatctgtgacaacactgctaatAGACTAATACAACTGCAgaaacaaaattattttttgggaatattccaatttatggcctctctgattacttcattgacaAAACTATTCAACCCCTTAGGTTTTAGTACTTCATACAACATCCTTAGCAACAATAACATCCTTTAGACATGAAGCACAGCTTCACACAAGTTTCTTGCAGCAATCCACAGGtatctttgcccattcctcATGGGCAAAGGCCTTCAGttcattaacatttttgggcttgcgtgctgcaacTGTTTTTTTCAAGTCCCACCATAGATTTTTAATGGGATTTAAGTTTGTTGATTGcgatggccactccagaatctcccagcacttcttttgcaacctagatgtggtagatgttgaggtatgcttaggatcattgtcctgttgaaagGTCCAACCCCACGCAAGCCTCAGCTTTGTCAATGACTGGATGACATTTGCATCCAAGATCTCCTAGTAGTGAACTGACTTCGTAATACCTTGCACACGCTGAAGATTCCCTGTAACTgaagaagcaaagcaacccccatGACTAAAGGCCAGTTATGCTTCCacatcagacctgcgccgtcaaggaagacccaatttacgaccctgcgctgtAGCCTTACGTGCTCCTACTGATTTGTCTAATCCTAGCGTCACATGTATGCATATAATGTGgcagaaatggactgtgattggtgcactcagactgttgtttccggttcagcgtgaaATCACCTCCATTATTAAACATGATTTTGCTACACGCCAAGCCGACAcgagtatcaacgaagagcaagtatgACAACTTttgcaatgtctcgtcaagccattatgaagattgccaaatggcaagcaatttgtgggaggagattgctgaaaacatggggctggaggtcagccagcgattgaataaaaaaatggaagaaccaccgagacaagtatgtgtgtgctcggaatggccacatgaagcggtgacccagtcggccaaaaactgccagctttttttatcactttgtcgaatttttggttggtgcacgtcatcatttattgtgtacatatgtttgctgtgagtctgtgacttatttacgtgtcacacttcaagtatatgacgaataaagcacaggtttggagtcaaaagagttgttttgatgtttaattttcaacaacagacagttcacactcgaTACATCATCCCTGATTgacagtgcctcggtgcttttatgataacgtaaacatcaaggcttctaacacagtttgggaagttccatagctgccagaaatctgctatgggtttccactggctggttgtaggacacaacaaacaaatcaggctcgagtgctttgcagacctcggacaaaacgctggacgcagtgctcgacgccagtttgaagctagccgctacagcttgctggtttccacccgaggctagaactctctatgcTGCATCAAAAGTCgaacagaccgcctcgaaacagtcttttGCATCGCCCGTGCCTCAACATATGTATGACCAACATTTatccaatgttgatgagctgaagatccacattcaagcgttccatcttgcattgtttattttttctcagtTGAGCTAGAAGAAGTCGACAAGCGTGCCCCAAAAcagtacaaacacaacgccacacccctctagtggcttggcggtgaattgcagagcaacgtgttccctcaccgcagaactatcgaatgctcattggcgcagtagtcacttcgccgtcaccgcaactcaGGTTTAACGCCccaccgtgcttcacagtagatagggtgttcttttctttataggcataattctttctcctccatatGTACCGTTGATCCATTAGCCCAAAAAGTTCAAGTTTGGTCTCATCACTCCAGAGAACAGTCCCTCAAAACCTTTGTGGTTTGTCCACATGGTTTTTGGCATACTGGATCTTCTTGTGCTCTGGAGTCAGCAGGGGGTTGCGCCTAGCATGAAAGCCATCATTTCGCAGTGTGCGTCTTATTGTCTGGGATGAAACCTGAATACCTTCCTCTGACATGTCCTGTCGTAGCTCCTCAGCTGTCAACCCGAAttttttctccacctttcgCTTCAGGTATCGCACGGCAGTTGCAGACAGTAACCTCTTTCTACCCATGCCCAAGTAGCGTTTCCACTGAGCCTTTAGCTTTAAACTTGCGGACTATGCTCCCAATTGTGTCTATTGAATTATTTAGTCCTTTTGCTATGTTTTTATTTCCATATCCTTCCTTAGGAAGTGAAATGACCTCCTCTCTGAACTTTTTTGACCATTCCTTGGACTTCACCATGTAGTATAGATTGCATTAACTGCCAAGAAGAGCCGTGTGTCGCAGTCCTTTTAAATCTGCTTAATTGCTGCTCATTAGGGTTCCGTTCACATCTACAGATGTTttcatcagctgtttgacaacacCTGATGGAAATCTTTGTTTTTAAGAGAGGTGGACTTGGGAggttaaaataattttgtcaatgaggtaatcacagaaaggccatCAGTTGTATTTTGTGTGACTATAAACAAAATGAAAGTCAAAACACTGATCTACTTTggagttgaataattttgaacacaactgtatgTCCACTTATGTGTCAAAAGATATTTATTCGTTGGAATGAGTCAATGCCATCAATCTATTCCAGCTTTGCAATGAAAACAAAAGTTATTGTAATCTTTTTATAATGATGGTAATGTCACTGTAATATACAGTAATGAGATAACTAAAACGTACAGAATTAAACAAATTTTGCAATATCTTTGGCTTCAATTAAATTGACATTGTGCAACTCTTTCTGGTGTATACCTTAGCAGCCGAGGAGCAGtacaatacaaaaatacaactAAATATGCAGCTGCTGAAACGTCCACTATGAACTTAGGTCATGTCTACACGTAATACGGTATTTGGCAAAATTCTGGGGTGTTTTTCTACAGTTTAGCCTATCTTCCACACGCGTACATACATTTTGAGATAGAAAacgagggttcttaaaaacttcatccaaagtgaagatgtgcaAATTCTGTGTTTGTAGCTTgttgcttccatttatttacaaactcttgcagtgcttcatattgaagaacacatgcaaaaaatggtggtattatggacaattatttttcatgCATTATTATGAATGCACTTAAATAAATGAGGTTGGTTGTGAAAGCTTTTTCTTCCTAGAAACGTGGTGGTGtagatgtaatttttttcccggCCGTATTCGGCATACGGAGAGATTAAGGGGGGGCCGGGGGGCATAGCCCCTCTGGTGGCATACAATGTCATTGCATTAATTGGctttccaatatatgaatttaaaattaagactttgtcgGTAAAATGTTgcttataaaagttgtaaagcaataaaacaacaaaaatgaatgaaatgaacccaaaaaaaaaattctataatgggtcaaaactatttttcaaacagatcatgtgactagcaccttagagatggtcatttgctttgcttagcccgaAAGaaacacctgaggacagaaaagacaagatggatatacataatttttttacaaaccTAAGTTCCTAagggaaacaaaaacaaacacttgttttcaacatattattataaatgttcctgactgaaatattcagtcaaaatggatgtggcgtctacttctccactacttttagacaaaaaaaacgtgcactcACACTCTCAcgcacacacagctgggatgcctgtatgcaTGAGCATGGGTTTAGCTACTATCtaagcatatatcttgtaattttattgctgacactgcgtttcggggtcatcaacacccccccccccccccccccacaagagtcaaactccgcctgtgGTATTATGGCAGGATCCTcggttaaaataataataataacctctgctaggtgtagacatggccttacACTCTATATAAAACTCTCCAATAAATCAATTAAACAaggtttttaaattttattttttgccaaatCGGGATATTTGCACATTTTACCTGTTTATAAAGAGATTTCAATATACTGATATTCTCACCTCTAACTTCATCTGCCTTTGTCAAAAGTATGCTTGAATACAGAAACCACCACCACACCAGGAATGTGACTCAAGACCAGGTTGAGAAAGACCATTTTATAGTTTATAGTAACTAAAACACAAACTGAACTAAAAGTCACATATactaaaaatataaattatctatttatttatatctATAAGATATCTCgaataatcaacaaatacattgtTGTGCATACATTTACACAACTGCGTGTGGTCCATAATTGTCTGTCTGTTTCAAGATGTGCGCTTTCTTTCCCAGTCACTTTTTAGGTTTCGGAAACTCATTAGTCCAAAGGTTTTACATCCTCAAGCCTTTCTTTTTCAAGTCCTTCTTTGCCTCCTTAATCTGTGCTTGAAGCTCCTCTGCGGCCTCCTGACAGTCGTTAAAGGTGGCCACCCGGTAGCCCACCGTGAGCAAGGAGTAACAGCCGAACGACACCAACAGGTAGAGCGGCATGGGCCAAGCCACTTCTCGGTACGGATGCGGCACCTTCAGGTCCAACGGGTCGAAGGCAACCAGCACCCAGGCGGCCAGCACCACCGAAACTCCGAATAGCCACTCCATAAATTTGGTCATGATGAAACCAGGACACGGAAGCAACCTGAGATAATAACAAGGTATGAATGCGATTTTTACGACTAGCTTAGCTTTAGCGTGGCTAGGGAACTAGCTGTTTCACAAGTAAACAAATGCAATAAAACGACTAGTCCTAATTTACCCATCTAGATGGGACTACGCTGAAATTAAACAGTAATTTCTGGGTTCAAATCATTGGCTATTATTTCGTTGTGTCTATATTTACAGTGAAGATGTTCCAAAATACACGTACCCCTTGCTGTTTGGCCTATTTGGCGTATTAATATGACGTCAGAGGGCGTGATGCATCTTGGgtaatgtagtttttttttctttttcttttttttcttgaagaaTACAACATACAAATGACTAataacaatagagaacaaccaaTTCACATAGAATACAACCTTATCATCATTTTTACATTGTAAGACACAAAAATAACgagtaaaatttaaataaaagggaaaaaaataatattcataaatttaaaaaaaaaaaaaaaaaacctaaatcaaaaataaataaataaataaataaaatatgcaTGTTATGAGCCAAACAATTTTGCATTAGCTTCTAGAGAAAACTTgcatttattgttttgtatcatGTTAAGCGATGTGAAATATGATTCAATTTCAACCAAGAATAATTTGAAGTTCGGATTTATGTTTTAAAATTTAGGTTTATGAATATGGTATTTATCTTGGGTAATGTAGTCGAGGAACTTACTGTCCTAAAATTACATCACAAGCTGTTTTCTGAACCGCAAACGGATGCATttccaggggaaaaaaaacaacaaaaactctTATTTTATTAGTAGAGTGAATAACTAATATAAACTAAAATAAGataataatatattattaaTTTACCTTCTGGCCTCTACTCTGCAATTCTGTATTACATGCATCCATCAATTTTCTGTACCGTGTATCCTAACTACTGCATTATTAGCCATCTGTTTTATGCATATTATAATCCGTATTATTATGATTCATATTTCTATCTCCCACTTTGCATTCATTAGGCAATGTTTTATAAATATTTGGTAGACTGTAATTAATGATTGTCATAAATCACTGCTGTTTCCCAATTATGCActatttagaccaggggtccttaaatacaaatcttgaaggtccacaattttttttcttcatacaaGCGTACATCCTTTcattaatgtcggtcaagtacaaggcagatGGAAGGTGGTAAAGggggttttcttttgaccaaacaaaaatacagtgcacattctgatt from Corythoichthys intestinalis isolate RoL2023-P3 chromosome 22, ASM3026506v1, whole genome shotgun sequence encodes:
- the dpm3 gene encoding dolichol-phosphate mannosyltransferase subunit 3; its protein translation is MTKFMEWLFGVSVVLAAWVLVAFDPLDLKVPHPYREVAWPMPLYLLVSFGCYSLLTVGYRVATFNDCQEAAEELQAQIKEAKKDLKKKGLRM